The Rhipicephalus microplus isolate Deutch F79 unplaced genomic scaffold, USDA_Rmic scaffold_120, whole genome shotgun sequence genomic sequence CAAAAGACCCCGCATAACATTTTGTTTCAAAAACGTCTATCCCCACATTTACACATGTATTTCACAAAGATGTCTCACTTACCGCACGCTTCATTCTGAGCACGAAAAGTCAGCAGCTCGCAAGACTTGTTCCACAGAGGACTTGTTAACACAGCCGCAGCAGATCGCATATAAGTACGATGttgctgctgcaaaaatgcaagggcgtaaacgttgtgTTCGCAATCGTGCTTTACATGTGCAATGCAACGCAAATTCCAAGTTGATGCTTGGTATCTCGCGGTAAATCACCATGACCGTTGGTCATACCGTACGAAACTT encodes the following:
- the LOC119171923 gene encoding uncharacterized protein LOC119171923, with the protein product MRNTQQHRTYMRSAAAVLTSPLWNKSCELLTFRAQNEACGGYDCDHSYSWLGARPRSSWQES